The following are from one region of the Egicoccus sp. AB-alg6-2 genome:
- a CDS encoding MFS transporter, with amino-acid sequence MRAYRDLFAHPEARWPLIAATVSRLTPGMMALAIVLMLRGSGYSFVAAGLVTSGHQIGVGIGAPVQGRLADRIGQTRLLVPDAVLYAAGTLALALLVGRGAPVGGLVAVTVVTGLFLPPVTACSRVLLSTLFPTGRMREAAFAVSSIGVELGFVLGPLAAAAIDTRVGGGAAVVVAGAIAMLGGLSYAGTETVRSLPPRAHAVGVGGALRSPGVRVMVVAFGCMAVVFGVIDIVVPAVAELAGSPETAGGLLAAIAGGSLLGGLVYGARSWPGTLELRLRVLVVVLASGLALLPLALGSTRSFAVALFLGGVFLAPTTICAFQLIDDLALAGTQTEAQSWTQSAVVFGVAAGAALSGAAVDVQGPALALLAGAGCVALGAVVINARAGLLRPPVAVR; translated from the coding sequence GTGCGCGCCTATCGCGACCTGTTCGCCCATCCCGAGGCCCGCTGGCCGCTGATCGCCGCGACCGTCTCCCGGCTCACGCCGGGCATGATGGCGCTGGCGATCGTGCTGATGCTGCGCGGCAGCGGGTACAGCTTCGTGGCCGCCGGCCTCGTCACCTCCGGACACCAGATCGGCGTGGGCATCGGCGCCCCGGTACAGGGGCGCCTCGCCGACCGCATCGGTCAGACCCGGCTGCTGGTGCCCGATGCGGTGCTCTACGCCGCCGGGACCCTCGCACTGGCGCTGCTGGTCGGGCGAGGGGCGCCGGTCGGGGGGCTGGTGGCCGTGACCGTGGTGACCGGCCTGTTCCTGCCGCCGGTCACCGCCTGCTCACGGGTCCTGCTCTCGACGTTGTTCCCGACCGGCAGGATGCGGGAAGCCGCGTTCGCCGTGTCGTCGATCGGGGTCGAGCTCGGTTTCGTGCTGGGCCCGCTGGCGGCCGCCGCCATCGACACGCGGGTCGGTGGCGGCGCGGCGGTGGTCGTCGCGGGCGCCATCGCGATGCTCGGGGGCTTGTCGTACGCCGGCACCGAGACCGTCCGCTCCCTGCCGCCGCGTGCCCATGCCGTCGGGGTCGGCGGTGCCCTGCGCTCGCCCGGTGTCCGGGTGATGGTGGTGGCGTTCGGGTGCATGGCGGTGGTGTTCGGGGTCATCGACATCGTCGTGCCCGCCGTCGCGGAACTCGCAGGAAGCCCCGAGACGGCCGGCGGTCTGCTCGCCGCCATCGCGGGCGGCAGCCTGCTCGGCGGGCTCGTCTACGGGGCCAGGTCGTGGCCGGGGACGCTCGAGCTGCGGTTGCGGGTGCTCGTGGTCGTCCTGGCCAGCGGGTTGGCGTTGCTGCCCCTGGCGCTCGGCTCGACGAGGTCGTTCGCGGTCGCACTGTTCCTCGGCGGCGTCTTCCTCGCCCCCACCACGATCTGTGCCTTCCAACTGATCGACGACCTGGCCCTGGCCGGGACGCAGACCGAGGCGCAGTCGTGGACCCAGTCCGCGGTCGTGTTCGGGGTCGCCGCCGGAGCCGCGCTCTCGGGCGCCGCCGTGGACGTCCAGGGGCCCGCGCTGGCGCTGCTCGCGGGTGCCGGCTGCGTCGCGCTCGGCGCGGTCGTCATCAACGCACGCGCCGGACTGCTGCGCCCACCCGTCGCGGTGCGGTAG
- a CDS encoding GNAT family N-acetyltransferase, translating into MSRRLVSLHGDVVEELPAHCRECLFWELGGRCPADGRSGDGAADWTQPLTRKQAWASSLVQEGRNPGRVVKVDDEVVAHAVFGPADAFAPRPALLPRVSPGSLLLATVWVQPQWRGLGLGRLLVQAALKEAIRLDIGAVEAYGDRRWRERACYLPATWLLHEGFEVHGEHPRIPLLRIDARRTLRWAESLEHALEEMLAHLPRRVRAPVPVPSPAAHPAARDDDPTGVR; encoded by the coding sequence GTGTCCCGCCGCCTGGTCAGTCTGCACGGCGACGTCGTCGAGGAGCTGCCGGCGCACTGCCGCGAATGCCTGTTCTGGGAGTTGGGTGGGCGTTGTCCCGCCGACGGCCGCTCGGGCGACGGCGCGGCGGACTGGACCCAGCCGCTGACGCGAAAACAGGCCTGGGCGTCGTCGCTGGTCCAGGAGGGGCGCAACCCGGGGCGGGTCGTGAAGGTCGACGACGAGGTGGTGGCACACGCCGTGTTCGGTCCGGCCGACGCGTTCGCGCCCCGTCCCGCGCTGCTCCCGAGGGTGTCGCCGGGTTCGTTGCTGTTGGCGACGGTGTGGGTGCAGCCGCAGTGGCGGGGTCTGGGTCTGGGACGCCTGCTGGTGCAGGCGGCGCTGAAGGAGGCCATCCGCCTCGACATCGGGGCCGTCGAGGCCTACGGCGACCGGCGCTGGCGCGAACGGGCCTGCTATCTGCCGGCGACGTGGCTGCTCCACGAAGGCTTCGAGGTCCACGGCGAACATCCTCGGATCCCCTTGCTGCGCATCGACGCCCGCCGCACCCTCCGGTGGGCCGAGTCGCTCGAACACGCGCTCGAGGAGATGCTCGCGCACCTGCCCCGACGCGTGCGGGCACCCGTCCCCGTGCCGTCACCGGCGGCCCATCCGGCGGCCCGGGACGACGATCCGACGGGGGTACGCTGA
- the trxA gene encoding thioredoxin, translating into MGATPVTDGEWQNEVLDADAPVLVDFWAEWCGPCRMVGPIVDEIADEHGEKLKVLKLNVDENPGTAREYGVMSIPTLMVFKGGQPDKRIVGAKPKSALLADLADYVG; encoded by the coding sequence ATGGGCGCGACCCCCGTCACCGACGGCGAGTGGCAGAACGAGGTTCTCGACGCCGACGCTCCGGTCCTCGTCGACTTCTGGGCCGAGTGGTGCGGCCCGTGCCGCATGGTCGGTCCGATCGTCGACGAGATCGCCGACGAGCACGGCGAGAAGCTGAAGGTCCTCAAGCTCAACGTCGACGAGAACCCCGGCACCGCGCGCGAGTACGGCGTGATGTCCATCCCGACGCTGATGGTCTTCAAGGGCGGCCAGCCCGACAAGCGCATCGTGGGCGCCAAGCCGAAGTCCGCGCTCCTCGCCGATCTCGCCGACTACGTCGGCTAG
- a CDS encoding YgjV family protein, translated as MPDVVELIGYLASALIVVSLLMASVLRLRVVNLVGSLVFTTYGVLIDSPPVVIANAAIVCINVYYLTRLLRDRAGAAYFEVVGVAPRAAFLQRFLAFHHDDILESQPHFAGVGDDHLAWLVLRDATPVGVVLARPAGDVGHLDLDYVTPEHRDFTAGQVLYGESGALREAGFREVTAVGATGLHRRYLARMGFVEHEDRWVRPV; from the coding sequence GTGCCAGACGTCGTGGAACTGATCGGCTACCTGGCGTCGGCGCTGATCGTCGTCAGCCTGCTCATGGCCTCGGTGCTGCGGCTGCGCGTGGTGAACCTCGTCGGTTCGCTGGTGTTCACCACCTACGGCGTACTCATCGATTCACCACCGGTCGTGATCGCCAACGCCGCGATCGTGTGCATCAACGTCTACTACCTGACGCGCCTGTTGCGCGATCGCGCCGGGGCGGCCTACTTCGAGGTGGTCGGCGTGGCGCCTCGCGCGGCGTTCCTGCAGCGGTTTTTGGCCTTCCACCACGACGACATCCTCGAGTCCCAGCCCCACTTCGCCGGCGTCGGCGACGACCACCTGGCGTGGCTCGTCCTGCGCGACGCCACGCCGGTGGGTGTCGTGCTCGCACGGCCCGCCGGTGACGTCGGACACCTCGACCTCGACTACGTCACGCCCGAGCACCGGGACTTCACGGCCGGACAGGTGCTGTACGGCGAATCGGGCGCGCTGCGCGAGGCCGGCTTCCGCGAGGTCACCGCGGTCGGCGCGACGGGACTGCACCGCCGCTATCTCGCCCGCATGGGGTTCGTCGAGCACGAGGACCGCTGGGTCCGGCCGGTGTGA
- a CDS encoding HAD family hydrolase: MTTSEIPIDPKAVPPPDAVDEHLRELDFDPEAIPDPEGPAPRTIVFDIGEVLVDETRVWSIWADLLGVSPLTFGAVLGAAIAQGEDHHVVFPHLAPNIQWEEFLDEHERRFGGLQEQDLYPDVRPCLEELRALGFAVALAGNQPAMRTEQLRRLALPTELLATSEELGAEKPDPAFFAAVLRALDTDDAGDVLYVGDRVDNDIAPATEFGMRTCWLRRGPWGHLQEPDDDLEIDLVLEGLGELPLLLNDWRG, translated from the coding sequence ATGACGACCTCCGAGATCCCGATCGACCCCAAGGCCGTGCCCCCGCCGGATGCCGTCGACGAGCATCTGCGCGAACTCGACTTCGATCCCGAGGCCATCCCCGACCCCGAGGGTCCGGCGCCACGCACGATCGTGTTCGACATCGGCGAGGTGCTGGTGGACGAGACGCGGGTGTGGTCGATCTGGGCCGACCTGCTCGGCGTGTCCCCGCTGACGTTCGGGGCGGTGCTCGGCGCCGCGATCGCACAGGGCGAGGACCACCACGTGGTCTTCCCGCACCTGGCACCCAACATCCAGTGGGAGGAGTTCCTCGACGAGCACGAGCGCCGGTTCGGTGGCCTGCAGGAGCAGGACCTGTACCCCGACGTGCGTCCCTGCCTCGAGGAGTTGCGCGCCCTGGGGTTCGCCGTCGCCCTGGCCGGCAACCAGCCCGCCATGCGCACCGAGCAGTTGCGGCGGCTCGCGCTGCCGACCGAGCTGCTCGCCACGTCCGAGGAACTGGGCGCCGAGAAGCCCGATCCGGCCTTCTTCGCCGCGGTCCTGCGGGCGCTCGACACCGACGACGCGGGTGACGTGCTCTACGTCGGAGACCGCGTCGACAACGACATCGCGCCCGCGACCGAGTTCGGGATGCGCACCTGCTGGCTGCGTCGGGGACCGTGGGGTCACCTGCAGGAGCCGGACGACGACCTCGAGATCGACCTGGTGCTCGAGGGTCTCGGCGAGTTGCCGCTGTTGCTCAACGACTGGCGCGGCTGA
- a CDS encoding N-acetylmuramoyl-L-alanine amidase encodes MELIQVGSAGVEVEDVQRRLGDLGLPCDGDSGVFASRTLAAVRAFQQQRGLPADGIVGPDTWHALVGASFRLGDRMLYVTRPILQGDDVRDLQRRLNQLGFDAGYEDGLYGSQTFEAVRDFQLNVGLTSDGIAGPDTIDLLRRLYRQHQEAPAYAVREREWLRSAPRLSVAGVRIMIDPGHSPELPGFVNPDGIEEQQVTWEIAALLEGRLAALGAHVILARGPATSPTPSERAQHANEEGVEAILSIHCNGMPSPAAHGAAAYYFGHEGAVSERGRLLAQLALDHVVAGTGTLNCRTHPSTTALLRESRAPAVLVEPGFLTHPEEGRALADPAHQRAIAAALADGLVGFLTGARVPVGATA; translated from the coding sequence ATGGAACTCATCCAGGTCGGATCCGCCGGTGTCGAGGTCGAGGACGTGCAGCGACGTCTCGGCGACCTCGGCCTGCCCTGCGACGGCGACAGCGGCGTCTTCGCGTCGCGGACGCTCGCGGCGGTGCGCGCCTTCCAGCAGCAGCGCGGGCTTCCCGCGGACGGCATCGTCGGCCCGGACACCTGGCACGCCCTGGTCGGTGCGTCCTTCCGGCTCGGCGACCGCATGCTCTACGTCACGCGACCCATCCTGCAGGGCGACGACGTCCGGGACCTGCAACGGCGTCTGAACCAACTCGGCTTCGACGCCGGCTACGAGGACGGGTTGTACGGCTCGCAGACCTTCGAGGCGGTGCGCGACTTCCAGCTCAACGTCGGGCTCACCAGCGACGGCATCGCCGGTCCCGACACGATCGACCTGCTGCGCCGGCTGTACCGCCAACACCAGGAGGCGCCGGCGTACGCCGTCCGCGAGCGTGAATGGCTGCGTTCGGCACCGCGCCTCTCGGTCGCCGGGGTGCGGATCATGATCGATCCCGGCCACAGTCCCGAACTCCCGGGGTTCGTGAACCCCGACGGGATCGAGGAACAGCAGGTCACGTGGGAGATCGCCGCGCTGCTCGAGGGCCGCCTGGCCGCCCTGGGGGCGCACGTCATCCTGGCCCGTGGTCCCGCGACCTCACCGACGCCGTCCGAGCGGGCCCAGCACGCCAACGAGGAGGGCGTCGAGGCGATCCTGTCGATCCACTGCAACGGCATGCCCTCGCCGGCGGCGCATGGTGCGGCCGCCTACTACTTCGGGCACGAGGGTGCCGTGTCGGAGCGTGGCCGGCTGCTGGCCCAGCTCGCCCTCGACCACGTCGTCGCCGGGACGGGGACACTCAACTGCCGCACGCACCCGTCGACGACGGCGCTGCTGCGCGAGTCTCGTGCGCCGGCGGTGCTGGTCGAGCCCGGTTTCCTGACCCATCCCGAGGAAGGCCGCGCCCTGGCCGATCCGGCCCACCAGCGCGCCATCGCGGCGGCGCTGGCCGACGGCCTGGTCGGGTTCCTGACCGGCGCGCGCGTGCCTGTCGGCGCCACGGCCTGA
- a CDS encoding D-alanine--D-alanine ligase gives MPSNVAVLSGGISLEREVSLRSGSRVADALADRGHEVTRLDVDGELVRVLERGGFDAAVLTLHGSAGEDGTVQALLELVGLPYTGPDVLASSLAWNKPIAQGLYRRAGLQVPRGVTLTQQAFREMGAVAVVDRVADALGLPVVVKPATGGSSLGLTIVHDAAALPQAIVGAFSYADAVLLEQFIAGTEVAVAVLDGRALPAVEIQPKEGAYDFAARYTAGATEFHAPARLDDAAARACAEAAVGAYAAIGARHISRADLIVDDRGTPWVLELDTCPGLTDTSLVPLAAEADGIAFGELCETLLGLALASGRHHTSTTG, from the coding sequence GTGCCGTCGAACGTCGCCGTCCTGTCGGGCGGCATCTCGCTCGAACGCGAGGTCAGCCTGCGCTCGGGGAGCCGGGTCGCCGACGCGCTCGCCGACCGCGGCCACGAGGTGACCCGCCTGGACGTCGACGGCGAGCTGGTGCGGGTGCTCGAGCGCGGCGGGTTCGACGCCGCCGTGCTCACGCTCCACGGCTCCGCCGGCGAGGACGGCACGGTCCAGGCGCTGCTCGAACTCGTCGGGCTGCCCTACACCGGTCCCGACGTGCTCGCCAGCTCGCTGGCATGGAACAAGCCGATCGCCCAGGGGCTGTACCGCCGCGCCGGTCTCCAGGTCCCCCGCGGCGTGACCCTGACCCAGCAGGCGTTCCGCGAGATGGGCGCCGTCGCCGTCGTCGATCGGGTCGCCGACGCACTGGGGTTGCCGGTCGTGGTCAAGCCGGCCACCGGTGGCTCCTCGCTCGGCCTCACCATCGTGCACGACGCCGCAGCACTGCCGCAGGCCATCGTCGGGGCGTTCAGCTACGCGGACGCGGTTCTCCTCGAGCAGTTCATCGCGGGAACCGAGGTCGCCGTCGCCGTCCTCGACGGGCGTGCGCTCCCCGCGGTCGAGATCCAGCCCAAGGAGGGCGCCTACGACTTCGCGGCCCGCTACACCGCGGGCGCGACCGAGTTCCACGCACCGGCCCGGCTCGACGACGCAGCCGCGCGTGCCTGCGCCGAGGCCGCGGTCGGTGCCTACGCGGCCATCGGCGCCCGCCACATCTCCCGGGCCGACCTGATCGTCGACGACCGGGGTACGCCGTGGGTGCTCGAGCTCGACACCTGCCCCGGCTTGACCGACACCTCCCTGGTGCCGTTGGCCGCCGAAGCGGACGGGATCGCGTTCGGCGAGCTCTGCGAGACCCTGCTCGGCCTCGCCCTGGCCAGCGGCCGGCACCACACGAGCACGACCGGATGA
- a CDS encoding protein kinase: MVEEFPERAGPATSDDDAPTLMGAESFDDVSTAIPPNAVADGEHRPWPDRSHVGGRYHLEEPIASGGAAIVWRAFDENLSRSVAVKLLHPHHATDPTVVERFERESRAAAQLNHPNAVRIYDTGRDDELVYLVMEHVDGPSLRDVLREHGQLEPMVVAAIGEQVAAALGEAHAHGLVHRDVKPANILLASDGTVKVTDFGIAKALSGADATLTSPGTVVGTAAYVAPEQLEDANVDARADIYALGVVLYECLTGRPAFSGDTPTATAAMRLSYELMPPRQLVSDIPRGLDDVVVRATRRDRGERFDDGTTMAAVLGELVTVKPSELTASLVDATRERGHPDGSGDEARFSGPVPTTRREYTTRLVAAVVGSVVITLVTVFAVLAMRSPEPRTSSAAVEWRAASAVVFDPSEPGLGDNAAEASLAVDGDLQTSWGTESYADAHFEGRKDGVGLVIDLGEPVEVRTVVVQLVRGGVDVEIYAADQLPDAAQGLDGWGQHRVAQTDIRASQPFELAPTTHRYWMLWISGLSPDASGLFTAEVAEIQLLGPS, from the coding sequence TTGGTAGAGGAGTTCCCGGAACGCGCCGGCCCGGCGACGTCCGACGACGACGCGCCCACGTTGATGGGTGCCGAGTCGTTCGACGACGTGTCGACCGCGATCCCCCCGAACGCCGTCGCCGACGGCGAGCACCGCCCGTGGCCCGACCGCTCCCACGTGGGCGGCCGCTACCACCTCGAGGAACCCATCGCCTCGGGCGGCGCGGCGATCGTGTGGCGCGCCTTCGACGAGAACCTGTCGCGTTCGGTCGCGGTCAAGCTGCTGCACCCCCACCACGCGACCGACCCGACCGTCGTGGAGCGGTTCGAGCGCGAGTCCCGCGCCGCCGCCCAGCTCAACCACCCCAACGCCGTGCGGATCTACGACACGGGGCGCGACGACGAGTTGGTCTACCTCGTCATGGAGCACGTGGACGGGCCGAGCCTGCGTGACGTGCTGCGAGAACACGGACAGCTCGAGCCCATGGTCGTCGCCGCCATCGGCGAGCAGGTCGCCGCCGCGCTCGGCGAGGCGCACGCCCACGGTCTCGTGCACCGCGACGTGAAACCGGCCAACATCCTGCTCGCGTCCGACGGCACCGTGAAGGTGACCGACTTCGGCATCGCCAAGGCGTTGTCGGGGGCCGACGCGACGCTCACCAGCCCCGGCACGGTGGTCGGGACCGCCGCCTACGTCGCCCCCGAGCAGCTCGAGGACGCCAACGTCGACGCCCGGGCAGACATCTACGCCCTCGGCGTCGTCCTGTACGAGTGCCTCACGGGCCGCCCCGCGTTCAGCGGCGACACGCCGACGGCCACCGCGGCGATGCGGCTGAGCTACGAGCTGATGCCGCCACGCCAGCTGGTCAGCGACATCCCCCGCGGACTCGACGACGTGGTGGTCCGCGCGACCCGGCGTGACCGCGGCGAGCGGTTCGACGACGGCACCACCATGGCCGCCGTCCTGGGCGAGCTCGTGACGGTCAAACCCAGCGAGCTGACGGCGTCGCTGGTCGACGCCACCCGCGAGCGGGGGCATCCCGACGGCTCGGGCGACGAGGCCCGCTTCTCCGGTCCCGTACCGACCACCCGGCGCGAGTACACCACCCGCCTGGTCGCCGCCGTGGTCGGCAGCGTCGTGATCACGCTGGTCACCGTCTTCGCCGTGCTGGCGATGCGCTCACCCGAGCCGCGGACGTCGTCCGCGGCGGTGGAGTGGCGGGCCGCGAGCGCGGTGGTGTTCGATCCCAGCGAGCCCGGCCTCGGCGACAACGCCGCCGAGGCGTCCCTGGCGGTCGACGGCGACCTGCAGACCTCCTGGGGGACCGAGAGCTACGCCGACGCGCACTTCGAGGGGCGCAAGGACGGCGTCGGCCTGGTCATCGACCTCGGTGAGCCGGTCGAGGTACGCACGGTCGTCGTGCAGTTGGTCCGCGGCGGCGTCGACGTCGAGATCTACGCCGCCGATCAGCTTCCCGACGCGGCGCAGGGACTCGACGGCTGGGGTCAGCACCGGGTCGCGCAGACGGACATCCGTGCGTCGCAGCCGTTCGAGCTCGCCCCGACCACCCATCGCTACTGGATGCTGTGGATCTCGGGCCTGTCCCCGGACGCGAGCGGTCTCTTCACCGCCGAGGTCGCCGAGATCCAGCTGCTCGGTCCGTCGTGA
- the trxB gene encoding thioredoxin-disulfide reductase, producing MSVSDRVHDVVIIGSGPAGLTAALYTARAALEPLLIEGVIDGGPTGGQLTLTTDVENFPGFPDGIMGPELILQMRAQAERFGTRFVTEDVTSVDLAGPLKTLTTASGATITTRSLIVATGAKPRRLDVPGETELWGSGVSACATCDGFFFKDRHVVIVGGGDSAMEEAIFLTKFAAKVSVVHRRGELRASKIMQERAFKNDKIEFVWNAEIAEVRGADGQVSSVLMRDTTSGDTRDFPCEGLFLAIGHIPNTWLFDGVLDRDEEGYLLVDQPSTATNVPGVFACGDVMDQVYRQAITAAGTGCRAAIDAERFLAEHTAVAPQDPR from the coding sequence ATGTCCGTCTCCGACCGTGTCCACGACGTCGTCATCATCGGCTCCGGGCCCGCCGGTCTCACCGCGGCGCTCTACACCGCCCGTGCCGCCCTCGAGCCGCTGTTGATTGAAGGCGTCATCGACGGCGGCCCCACCGGCGGGCAGCTGACCCTGACCACCGACGTCGAGAACTTTCCCGGCTTCCCCGACGGGATCATGGGCCCGGAACTGATCCTGCAGATGCGGGCGCAGGCGGAGCGGTTCGGGACCCGCTTCGTCACCGAGGACGTCACCTCCGTCGACCTGGCCGGTCCACTCAAGACGCTGACCACCGCGTCGGGTGCCACCATCACGACCCGCTCGCTGATCGTCGCCACCGGTGCGAAGCCACGCCGTCTCGACGTCCCCGGCGAGACCGAGCTGTGGGGATCGGGCGTGTCGGCGTGCGCCACCTGCGACGGCTTCTTCTTCAAGGACCGGCACGTCGTCATCGTCGGTGGTGGGGACTCCGCCATGGAGGAGGCCATCTTCCTCACCAAGTTCGCCGCCAAGGTCTCCGTCGTCCACCGCCGCGGTGAGCTGCGCGCCTCGAAGATCATGCAGGAGCGTGCCTTCAAGAACGACAAGATCGAGTTCGTCTGGAACGCCGAGATCGCCGAGGTCCGGGGCGCCGACGGACAGGTCTCCTCGGTGCTGATGCGCGACACGACCAGCGGCGACACCCGCGACTTCCCGTGCGAGGGGCTGTTCCTCGCCATCGGGCACATCCCCAACACCTGGCTGTTCGACGGGGTGCTCGACCGCGACGAGGAGGGTTACCTGCTCGTCGACCAGCCGTCGACGGCGACCAACGTCCCGGGCGTGTTCGCCTGCGGCGACGTGATGGACCAGGTCTACCGTCAGGCCATCACGGCGGCGGGCACCGGCTGCCGCGCCGCGATCGACGCCGAACGGTTCCTGGCCGAGCACACCGCGGTTGCCCCCCAGGACCCGCGCTGA
- a CDS encoding RNA polymerase sigma factor: MTNHDADEADEAVLARFTDASLPDGQRQAAFHELVHRYQRRVYAVCVRVLGSPADAEDAVQETFVRLARGAATFRGDAKLSTWLYRVARNVCTDHVRYDARRPSTPVEDITAVGDQPRADDVIAARETAMTVEAALAQLDEQSRLLLLLVAVEGLSYAEAAAAVDLPVGTVKSRVSRARVRLGELLRDADAPGGDAPRFRPRDDADGRPAPSDLQTRGPPTGA, from the coding sequence ATGACGAACCACGACGCCGACGAGGCCGACGAGGCCGTTCTCGCGCGATTCACCGACGCGAGCCTGCCCGACGGCCAACGGCAGGCCGCGTTCCACGAACTCGTGCACCGCTACCAGCGCCGCGTGTACGCGGTGTGCGTGCGCGTGCTCGGTTCGCCCGCCGATGCGGAGGACGCGGTCCAGGAGACGTTCGTACGCCTGGCACGCGGAGCCGCCACCTTCCGTGGCGACGCCAAGCTGTCCACCTGGCTCTACCGCGTCGCGCGCAACGTCTGCACCGACCACGTGCGCTACGACGCCCGACGTCCCTCGACCCCGGTCGAGGACATCACCGCCGTCGGCGACCAGCCGCGTGCCGACGATGTCATCGCCGCACGCGAGACGGCGATGACCGTCGAGGCCGCGCTCGCCCAGCTCGACGAGCAGTCACGCCTGCTGCTGCTGCTGGTGGCGGTCGAGGGCCTGTCGTACGCCGAGGCGGCCGCCGCGGTCGACCTGCCCGTCGGCACCGTCAAGAGCCGGGTCTCCCGCGCCCGGGTCCGTCTCGGCGAGCTCCTGCGCGACGCCGACGCGCCCGGCGGCGATGCGCCGCGGTTCCGCCCCCGCGACGACGCGGACGGGCGGCCCGCACCCTCCGACCTGCAGACCAGGGGCCCACCCACCGGGGCGTGA
- a CDS encoding PLP-dependent aminotransferase family protein, protein MRLDTDPYLARYASRVQGMSASAIRALFALTARPEIVSFAGGNPAVEALDLEAAEAVAAAVIRESGAIALQYGIGQGRPELREQLVAVMAHENVPGHVDDLVVTAGGQQALELIAKCFVDPGDIVIAEGPTYVGGIGALSSHQADVRHVPMDAEGMQVDALEDLLRQLSAQGRRAKFVYTIPNHQNPAGVSLSIDRRHRLAELAEQYDLLVLEDNPYGLLDFAGRLQPSIRQLVPDRVVYVGTVSKTFAPGVRTGWIAAPHPVRDKLVLLREAADLCPATLTQMVVERWLATQPWREQVKRFRGVYQDKAEAMLGALDEHMPGGVTWTRPSGAFYIWMTVPAGIDTSDLLAKAINHRVAYVPGRGFYADGSGGDQLRLCFSQPSPERIVEGVERFGALLHEELELVRAVYGAHAPAAASRPNEGRGAVG, encoded by the coding sequence GTGCGGCTCGACACCGACCCCTACCTGGCGCGCTACGCGAGCCGTGTCCAGGGCATGAGCGCGTCGGCGATCCGGGCCCTGTTCGCCCTGACCGCGCGGCCGGAGATCGTCTCGTTCGCCGGCGGCAACCCGGCCGTCGAGGCGCTCGACCTCGAGGCTGCCGAGGCCGTGGCGGCGGCGGTCATCCGCGAGAGCGGTGCGATCGCGCTGCAATACGGCATCGGCCAGGGTCGTCCCGAACTGCGCGAGCAGCTGGTCGCGGTGATGGCGCACGAGAACGTGCCCGGCCACGTCGACGACCTGGTCGTCACCGCCGGAGGCCAGCAGGCCCTTGAACTGATCGCCAAGTGCTTCGTCGATCCCGGCGACATCGTGATCGCCGAGGGCCCGACCTACGTCGGCGGGATCGGGGCGCTCAGCAGCCACCAGGCCGACGTGCGCCACGTGCCGATGGACGCCGAGGGCATGCAGGTCGACGCCCTCGAGGACCTGCTGCGGCAGCTGTCGGCCCAGGGGCGGCGGGCGAAGTTCGTCTACACCATCCCCAACCACCAGAATCCCGCCGGGGTGTCGTTGTCGATCGATCGCCGTCATCGGCTGGCCGAGCTCGCTGAGCAGTACGACCTGCTGGTGCTCGAGGACAACCCCTACGGCCTGCTCGATTTCGCCGGCCGCCTCCAGCCCTCGATCCGCCAGCTGGTCCCCGACCGCGTCGTCTACGTGGGCACCGTCTCCAAGACGTTCGCACCCGGCGTGCGCACCGGCTGGATCGCCGCGCCGCACCCCGTGCGCGACAAGCTGGTGCTGCTGCGCGAGGCCGCCGACCTGTGTCCGGCCACCCTGACGCAGATGGTCGTCGAACGCTGGCTGGCGACCCAGCCATGGCGGGAGCAGGTCAAGCGGTTCCGCGGGGTCTACCAGGACAAGGCCGAGGCGATGCTCGGCGCCCTCGACGAGCACATGCCCGGCGGGGTCACCTGGACCCGTCCATCCGGCGCGTTCTACATCTGGATGACCGTGCCGGCGGGCATCGACACCTCGGACCTGCTCGCGAAGGCGATCAACCACCGGGTCGCCTACGTGCCGGGACGGGGCTTCTACGCCGACGGCTCGGGCGGCGACCAACTGCGGCTGTGCTTCTCGCAGCCCTCCCCCGAACGGATCGTCGAGGGCGTCGAGCGTTTCGGTGCGCTGTTGCACGAGGAGCTCGAACTGGTGCGCGCCGTCTACGGTGCGCATGCCCCCGCAGCCGCGTCGCGCCCCAACGAGGGCCGCGGCGCCGTCGGCTGA